Proteins encoded by one window of Drosophila melanogaster chromosome X:
- the sdt gene encoding stardust, isoform J, producing MQANSSRSNLSAQSSGTPSASTISSSQGKQQVVELSGYVIILVENVEGKIKLYGSPPDRDNLEVGDEILEVNGLTLENISRTEVIRHIHDCIKSCTICLRVRKKNDSRLAWDIGNSVQDAFVIAVEEHARERLQRLAALNRVTPVDITQLSKKLLEDVIVHQASDVHSYSTSASAAAIASSSNRSQQQQQQQQQHQLLSAAYELQQQQQLQLQQQQQQQNSPTSSISIGRTELLLGDQSLRQDPRGNRRRSGSSIVVLDGDDLKPCLPDDYISGQHHLNHQQQLQLQQQLQQQHPLQQQHYRTHSGDIREIDQEMLTMLSVNQDNGPHREMAVDCPDTFIARNKTPPRYPPPRPPQKQHQATTAMAATQVAQQQTPSHKLQATLSSDPNGNSNSNNNSHIVGISSSSSSNNSSITDDFLCVVDGLYQGRKDTASPSSSAFDEVMSKHTLDSFGSIAYRHLHQQHQATSNGNSSSNTSNTNSNTNSNTNSNSNTNGNTSNNTAVSTKTATVTKTGVSSSNSNSNSLNSSNSSMHTSSSSSGHSSNIASATSSSSATSSSTVPDDLSLAPPGYEVSQQQQQQHLVATPVTMLLPPMAKHRELPVDVPDSFIEMVKTTPRYPPPAHLSSRGSLLSNGSASTAHTTLSSMGVAPSPVTATAAAAASASAACATTAVAAAAVSGVADGDARRVADELNGNAKPVPPPRDHLRVEKDGRLVNCSPAPQLPDRRAPGNASSGSSGATTHPLQHQQIAQIVEPTLEQLDSIKKYQEQLRRRREEEERIAQQNEFLRNSLRGSRKLKALQDTATPGKAVAQQQQQATLATQVVGVENEAYLPDEDQPQAEQIDGYGELIAALTRLQNQLSKSGLSTLAGRVSAAHSVLASASVAHVLAARTAVLQRRRSRVSGPLHHSSLGLQKDIVELLTQSNTAAAIELGNLLTSHEMEGLLLAHDRIANHTDGTPSPTPTPTPAIGAATGSTLSSPVAGPKRNLGMVVPPPVVPPPLAQRGAMPLPRGESPPPVPMPPLATMPMSMPVNLPMSACFGTLNDQNDNIRIIQIEKSTEPLGATVRNEGEAVVIGRIVRGGAAEKSGLLHEGDEILEVNGQELRGKTVNEVCALLGAMQGTLTFLIVPAGSPPSVGVMGGTTGSQLAGLGGAHRDTAVLHVRAHFDYDPEDDLYIPCRELGISFQKGDVLHVISREDPNWWQAYREGEEDQTLAGLIPSQSFQHQRETMKLAIAEEAGLARSRGKDGSGSKGATLLCARKGRKKKKKASSEAGYPLYATTAPDETDPEEILTYEEVALYYPRATHKRPIVLIGPPNIGRHELRQRLMADSERFSAAVPLFYLLEERLKPAKIKAQVKDTSRARREGEVPGVDYHFITRQAFEADILARRFVEHGEYEKAYYGTSLEAIRTVVASGKICVLNLHPQSLKLLRASDLKPYVVLVAPPSLDKLRQKKLRNGEPFKEEELKDIIATARDMEARWGHLFDMIIINNDTERAYHQLLAEINSLEREPQWVPAQWVHNNRDES from the exons CCTGGGACATTGGCAACTCGGTGCAGGACGCCTTCGTCATCGCCGTCGAGGAGCACGCCCGCGAACGTCTGCAGAGATTGGCGGCCTTGAACCGGGTCACGCCCGTCGACATCACCCAGCTGTCCAAGAAG TTACTAGAAGACGTCATAGTCCATCAAGCCAGTGATGTGCATTCATACAGCACGAgtgcatcagcagcagcgatcgccagcagcagcaacagatcacagcaacagcaacagcagcagcagcagcatcagttGCTGAGTGCCGCCTACgagttgcagcaacagcagcaattgcaacttcagcagcagcagcagcaacagaacaGTCCCACAAGTAGCATATCAATTGGAAGAACTGAACTTTTACTGGGCGATCAGAGTTTGCGGCAGGATCCCAGAGG GAATCGCCGGCGCTCCGGATCGAGCATTGTTGTGCTGGATGGCGACGATTTGAAGCCATGTCTGCCGGATGACTACATAAGCGGTCAGCATCATTTgaaccaccagcagcagctgcaactgcagcagcagctgcagcagcaacatccgcTCCAGCAGCAACACTATCGCACGCACTCGGGCGACATCAGGGAGATTGACCAGGAAATGTTGACCATGTTGTCCGTGAACCAAGATAACG GTCCACACCGTGAGATGGCCGTCGATTGTCCGGACACGTTCATCGCACGCAACAAGACGCCACCCCGATATCCGCCACCCCGTCCACCACAG AAGCAACATCAAGCGACAACCGCAATGGCAGCAACACAGGTGGCACAACAGCAGACGCCCAGCCACAAGTTGCAGGCAACATTGAGCAGCGATCCGAAtggcaacagcaatagcaacaacaatagccaCATAGTtggcatcagcagcagcagcagcagcaacaacagcagcatcaccGATGATTTCCTGTGCGTTGTGGATGGCCTGTATCAGGGACGCAAGGACACGGCCTCGCCCTCATCGAGCGCCTTCGATGAGGTGATGAGCAAACATACCCTGGACTCCTTTGGCAGCATCGCCTATCGTCACCTGCACCAGCAGCATCAGGCGACgagcaatggcaacagcagcagcaacacgagcaataccaacagcaacaccaacagcaacaccaacagcaacagcaacaccaatgGCAACACGAGCAACAACACAGCTGTTTCAACCAAAACGGCAACGGTGACCAAAACAGGCgtgagcagcagcaacagcaacagcaactcgctgaacagcagcaacagctcgATGCacacgagcagcagcagcagcggtcacagcagcaacatagcCAGTgccacatcatcatcatccgccACCAGCAGCTCAACGGTGCCCGATGATCTGAGCCTGGCGCCACCCGGCTACGAGGtgagccagcagcagcagcaacaacatttgGTTGCAACGCCCGTGACCATGTTGCTGCCACCGATGGCCAAGCATCGCGAGCTGCCCGTTGACGTACCGGACAGCTTTATCGAGATGGTCAAGACCACGCCAAGATATCCGCCACCAGCTCATCTCTCCTCACGCGGATCGCTATTGTCGAACGGCAGCGCCTCCACCGCCCACACCACGCTCTCCTCGATGGGCGTGGCGCCTTCGCCTGTcactgcaacagcagcagcagcagcatcagcatcagcagcatgTGCAACCActgcggttgctgctgctgcggtttCTGGTGTTGCTGACGGCGATGCGAGGCGGGTGGCCGATGAG CTCAATGGGAATGCGAAGCCCGTACCGCCGCCACGTGATCATCTGCGGGTGGAGAAGGATGGTCGGCTGGTCAATTGCTCACCCGCACCACAGCTGCCGGATCGCAGGGCGCCGGGAAATgcgagcagcggcagcagcggcgccACAACGCATCCGCTGCAGCATCAGCAGATCGCCCAGATTGTTGAGCCCACATTGGAGCAGCTGGACAGCATCAAGAAATACCAG GAGCAACTGCGCCGACGacgcgaggaggaggagcgcaTAGCGCAGCAAAATGAATTCCTGCGGAACAGTCTTCGTGGCTCCAGGAAGCTGAAGGCGCTTCAGGATACGGCTACGCCCGGTAAAGCGgttgcccagcagcagcagcaggcaacGCTGGCCACCCAGGTGGTTGGCGTGGAGAATGAGGCATATCTGCCCGACGAAGACCAGCCGCAGGCGGAACAGATCGATG GCTATGGCGAACTGATAGCGGCCCTTACCCGCCTGCAAAACCAGCTGAGCAAGAGCGGACTGAGCACGCTGGCGGGTCGCGTTTCGGCCGCCCACAGTGTCCTGGCCAGCGCCAGTGTGGCCCATGTCCTGGCCGCTCGCACCGCAGTACTGCAGCGACGACGTTCCCGCGTCTCTGGTCCACTGCATCACAGTTCCCTCGGATTGCAGAAGGACATTGTGGAGCTGCTAACGCAATCGAATACGGCGGCGGCCATCGAGCTGGGCAACCTGCTGACCAGCCATGAAATGGAGGGTCTGCTACTGGCCCACGATCGCATTGCCAATCACACGGATGGCACGCCCTCGCCaacgcccacgcccactccgGCAATTGGAGCGGCGACGGGATCGACACTCAGCAGTCCGGTGGCTGGACCCAAGAGAAATCTAGGTATGGTGGTGCCACCGCCCGTGGTACCACCGCCACTGGCGCAACGCGGAGCAATGCCACTGCCTCGCGGGGAGTCGCCACCGCCGGTTCCCATGCCACCACTGGCTACAATGCCCATGTCCATGCCCGTTAATCTGCCGATGAGTGCGTGCTTTGGCACGCTAAACGATCAGAACGACAACATTCGTATCATCCAGATCGAGAAGTCAACGGAGCCGCTGGGCGCCACAGTGCGCAACGAGGGTGAGGCGGTGGTCATCGGTAGGATTGTGCGTGGTGGAGCGGCGGAGAAGTCGGGACTGTTGCACGAAGGTGATGAGATACTGGAGGTCAACGGTCAGGAGTTGCGTGGCAAGACGGTGAACGAAGTGTGCGCCCTGTTGGGCGCCATGCAAGGCACCCTGACCTTCCTGATCGTCCCAGCGGGTAGTCCACCGTCCGTCGGCGTGATGGGCGGAACAACGGGCAGTCAACTGGCCGGGTTGGGTGGAGCACATCGTGACACCGCCGTGTTGCACGTACGGGCGCATTTCGACTACGATCCAGAGGACGATCTGTATATACCCTGCCGGGAGCTGGGCATCAGCTTCCAGAAGGGCGATGTACTGCACGTGATTAGCCGCGAGGATCCCAACTGGTGGCAGGCGTATCGCGAGGGCGAGGAGGACCAGACGCTGGCCGGTCTTATTCCTAGTCAGTCGTTCCAGCATCAGCGCGAGACCATGAAGCTGGCCATTGCGGAGGAGGCGGGTCTGGCGCGATCCCGCGGTAAGGACGGATCGGGCAGCAAAGGAGCCACGCTCCTGTGTGCGCGCAAGGGTcgcaaaaagaagaagaaggccAGCTCCGAGGCGGG ATATCCTTTATACGCCACCACGGCGCCGGATGAAACGGATCCGGAGGAGATACTCACCTACGAGGAGGTGGCCTTGTACTATCCCCGCGCTACCCACAAGCGGCCCATCGTCCTCATCGGCCCGCCCAACATTGGAAGACATGAGTTGCGCCAACGTCTGATGGCCGACTCGGAGCGTTTCTCCGCCGCAGTGCCAC TCTTCTATTTGCTGGAGGAGCGGCTTAAGCCGGCCAAGATCAAGGCTCAGGTCAAGG ACACATCACGAGCCCGCAGGGAGGGCGAAGTGCCCGGAGTGGACTACCACTTCATCACGCGACAGGCCTTTGAGGCGGATATTTTGGCGCGCCGCTTTGTGGAGCACGGTGAATATGAGAAGGCCTACTACG GCACATCACTGGAGGCCATACGCACGGTGGTGGCCAGCGGCAAGATCTGTGTGCTCAACCTGCATCCGCAGAGCCTTAAGCTGCTGCGCGCCTCTGACCTCAAGCCGTACGTGGTGCTGGTGGCGCCGCCCAGCTTGGACAAGCTGCGCCAAAAGAAGCTGCGCAACGGCGAACCCTTCAAG GAGGAAGAGCTCAAAGACATCATTGCCACGGCCAGGGATATGGAGGCCCGTTGGGGTCACCTATTCGACATGATCATAATCAACAACGACACGGAGCGCGCCTACCACCAACTGCTGGCCGAGATCAACTCGCTGGAACGCGAGCCCCAATGGGTGCCCGCCCAGTGGGTGCACAACAATCGCGACGAGTCATAA
- the sdt gene encoding stardust, isoform P, with protein sequence MQANSSRSNLSAQSSGTPSASTISSSQGKQQVVELSGYVIILVENVEGKIKLYGSPPDRDNLEVGDEILEVNGLTLENISRTEVIRHIHDCIKSCTICLRVRKKNDSRLAWDIGNSVQDAFVIAVEEHARERLQRLAALNRVTPVDITQLSKKLLEDVIVHQASDVHSYSTSASAAAIASSSNRSQQQQQQQQQHQLLSAAYELQQQQQLQLQQQQQQQNSPTSSISIGRTELLLGDQSLRQDPRGNRRRSGSSIVVLDGDDLKPCLPDDYISGQHHLNHQQQLQLQQQLQQQHPLQQQHYRTHSGDIREIDQEMLTMLSVNQDNGPHREMAVDCPDTFIARNKTPPRYPPPRPPQLNGNAKPVPPPRDHLRVEKDGRLVNCSPAPQLPDRRAPGNASSGSSGATTHPLQHQQIAQIVEPTLEQLDSIKKYQEQLRRRREEEERIAQQNEFLRNSLRGSRKLKALQDTATPGKAVAQQQQQATLATQVVGVENEAYLPDEDQPQAEQIDGYGELIAALTRLQNQLSKSGLSTLAGRVSAAHSVLASASVAHVLAARTAVLQRRRSRVSGPLHHSSLGLQKDIVELLTQSNTAAAIELGNLLTSHEMEGLLLAHDRIANHTDGTPSPTPTPTPAIGAATGSTLSSPVAGPKRNLGMVVPPPVVPPPLAQRGAMPLPRGESPPPVPMPPLATMPMSMPVNLPMSACFGTLNDQNDNIRIIQIEKSTEPLGATVRNEGEAVVIGRIVRGGAAEKSGLLHEGDEILEVNGQELRGKTVNEVCALLGAMQGTLTFLIVPAGSPPSVGVMGGTTGSQLAGLGGAHRDTAVLHVRAHFDYDPEDDLYIPCRELGISFQKGDVLHVISREDPNWWQAYREGEEDQTLAGLIPSQSFQHQRETMKLAIAEEAGLARSRGKDGSGSKGATLLCARKGRKKKKKASSEAGYPLYATTAPDETDPEEILTYEEVALYYPRATHKRPIVLIGPPNIGRHELRQRLMADSERFSAAVPHTSRARREGEVPGVDYHFITRQAFEADILARRFVEHGEYEKAYYGTSLEAIRTVVASGKICVLNLHPQSLKLLRASDLKPYVVLVAPPSLDKLRQKKLRNGEPFKEEELKDIIATARDMEARWGHLFDMIIINNDTERAYHQLLAEINSLEREPQWVPAQWVHNNRDES encoded by the exons CCTGGGACATTGGCAACTCGGTGCAGGACGCCTTCGTCATCGCCGTCGAGGAGCACGCCCGCGAACGTCTGCAGAGATTGGCGGCCTTGAACCGGGTCACGCCCGTCGACATCACCCAGCTGTCCAAGAAG TTACTAGAAGACGTCATAGTCCATCAAGCCAGTGATGTGCATTCATACAGCACGAgtgcatcagcagcagcgatcgccagcagcagcaacagatcacagcaacagcaacagcagcagcagcagcatcagttGCTGAGTGCCGCCTACgagttgcagcaacagcagcaattgcaacttcagcagcagcagcagcaacagaacaGTCCCACAAGTAGCATATCAATTGGAAGAACTGAACTTTTACTGGGCGATCAGAGTTTGCGGCAGGATCCCAGAGG GAATCGCCGGCGCTCCGGATCGAGCATTGTTGTGCTGGATGGCGACGATTTGAAGCCATGTCTGCCGGATGACTACATAAGCGGTCAGCATCATTTgaaccaccagcagcagctgcaactgcagcagcagctgcagcagcaacatccgcTCCAGCAGCAACACTATCGCACGCACTCGGGCGACATCAGGGAGATTGACCAGGAAATGTTGACCATGTTGTCCGTGAACCAAGATAACG GTCCACACCGTGAGATGGCCGTCGATTGTCCGGACACGTTCATCGCACGCAACAAGACGCCACCCCGATATCCGCCACCCCGTCCACCACAG CTCAATGGGAATGCGAAGCCCGTACCGCCGCCACGTGATCATCTGCGGGTGGAGAAGGATGGTCGGCTGGTCAATTGCTCACCCGCACCACAGCTGCCGGATCGCAGGGCGCCGGGAAATgcgagcagcggcagcagcggcgccACAACGCATCCGCTGCAGCATCAGCAGATCGCCCAGATTGTTGAGCCCACATTGGAGCAGCTGGACAGCATCAAGAAATACCAG GAGCAACTGCGCCGACGacgcgaggaggaggagcgcaTAGCGCAGCAAAATGAATTCCTGCGGAACAGTCTTCGTGGCTCCAGGAAGCTGAAGGCGCTTCAGGATACGGCTACGCCCGGTAAAGCGgttgcccagcagcagcagcaggcaacGCTGGCCACCCAGGTGGTTGGCGTGGAGAATGAGGCATATCTGCCCGACGAAGACCAGCCGCAGGCGGAACAGATCGATG GCTATGGCGAACTGATAGCGGCCCTTACCCGCCTGCAAAACCAGCTGAGCAAGAGCGGACTGAGCACGCTGGCGGGTCGCGTTTCGGCCGCCCACAGTGTCCTGGCCAGCGCCAGTGTGGCCCATGTCCTGGCCGCTCGCACCGCAGTACTGCAGCGACGACGTTCCCGCGTCTCTGGTCCACTGCATCACAGTTCCCTCGGATTGCAGAAGGACATTGTGGAGCTGCTAACGCAATCGAATACGGCGGCGGCCATCGAGCTGGGCAACCTGCTGACCAGCCATGAAATGGAGGGTCTGCTACTGGCCCACGATCGCATTGCCAATCACACGGATGGCACGCCCTCGCCaacgcccacgcccactccgGCAATTGGAGCGGCGACGGGATCGACACTCAGCAGTCCGGTGGCTGGACCCAAGAGAAATCTAGGTATGGTGGTGCCACCGCCCGTGGTACCACCGCCACTGGCGCAACGCGGAGCAATGCCACTGCCTCGCGGGGAGTCGCCACCGCCGGTTCCCATGCCACCACTGGCTACAATGCCCATGTCCATGCCCGTTAATCTGCCGATGAGTGCGTGCTTTGGCACGCTAAACGATCAGAACGACAACATTCGTATCATCCAGATCGAGAAGTCAACGGAGCCGCTGGGCGCCACAGTGCGCAACGAGGGTGAGGCGGTGGTCATCGGTAGGATTGTGCGTGGTGGAGCGGCGGAGAAGTCGGGACTGTTGCACGAAGGTGATGAGATACTGGAGGTCAACGGTCAGGAGTTGCGTGGCAAGACGGTGAACGAAGTGTGCGCCCTGTTGGGCGCCATGCAAGGCACCCTGACCTTCCTGATCGTCCCAGCGGGTAGTCCACCGTCCGTCGGCGTGATGGGCGGAACAACGGGCAGTCAACTGGCCGGGTTGGGTGGAGCACATCGTGACACCGCCGTGTTGCACGTACGGGCGCATTTCGACTACGATCCAGAGGACGATCTGTATATACCCTGCCGGGAGCTGGGCATCAGCTTCCAGAAGGGCGATGTACTGCACGTGATTAGCCGCGAGGATCCCAACTGGTGGCAGGCGTATCGCGAGGGCGAGGAGGACCAGACGCTGGCCGGTCTTATTCCTAGTCAGTCGTTCCAGCATCAGCGCGAGACCATGAAGCTGGCCATTGCGGAGGAGGCGGGTCTGGCGCGATCCCGCGGTAAGGACGGATCGGGCAGCAAAGGAGCCACGCTCCTGTGTGCGCGCAAGGGTcgcaaaaagaagaagaaggccAGCTCCGAGGCGGG ATATCCTTTATACGCCACCACGGCGCCGGATGAAACGGATCCGGAGGAGATACTCACCTACGAGGAGGTGGCCTTGTACTATCCCCGCGCTACCCACAAGCGGCCCATCGTCCTCATCGGCCCGCCCAACATTGGAAGACATGAGTTGCGCCAACGTCTGATGGCCGACTCGGAGCGTTTCTCCGCCGCAGTGCCAC ACACATCACGAGCCCGCAGGGAGGGCGAAGTGCCCGGAGTGGACTACCACTTCATCACGCGACAGGCCTTTGAGGCGGATATTTTGGCGCGCCGCTTTGTGGAGCACGGTGAATATGAGAAGGCCTACTACG GCACATCACTGGAGGCCATACGCACGGTGGTGGCCAGCGGCAAGATCTGTGTGCTCAACCTGCATCCGCAGAGCCTTAAGCTGCTGCGCGCCTCTGACCTCAAGCCGTACGTGGTGCTGGTGGCGCCGCCCAGCTTGGACAAGCTGCGCCAAAAGAAGCTGCGCAACGGCGAACCCTTCAAG GAGGAAGAGCTCAAAGACATCATTGCCACGGCCAGGGATATGGAGGCCCGTTGGGGTCACCTATTCGACATGATCATAATCAACAACGACACGGAGCGCGCCTACCACCAACTGCTGGCCGAGATCAACTCGCTGGAACGCGAGCCCCAATGGGTGCCCGCCCAGTGGGTGCACAACAATCGCGACGAGTCATAA